A portion of the Mytilus galloprovincialis chromosome 12, xbMytGall1.hap1.1, whole genome shotgun sequence genome contains these proteins:
- the LOC143053696 gene encoding uncharacterized protein LOC143053696: MTGPKGETNIISGGTGERGKRGQRGDRSPFRGPKGSKGSRGLSGMKGHKGINGIKGNKGSKGLTGNKGSKGYNGLKGNKGYKGQKGQKGYKGIKGVKGVKGQKGYKGKKGFKGIKGYKGFKGMAGNKGNKGMKGYKGENGQKGNKGFKGMKGYKGQKGIKGYKGNKGQKGYKGLKGQRGYKGNKGMKGYKGYKGHTGYKGDKGNKGMKGYKGHKGYKGNKGEKGNKGLNGQKGSKGSKGMEGLKGYKGQIGTKGYKGQKGLKGYRGQKGYKGLKGQKGYKGHKGMKGIKGYKGQKGNKGYKGSKGYKGFKGQKGQKGGKGSKGQKGFKGYKGQKGYKGHKGMKGYKGFKGQKGLKGYRGQKGLKGNKGQKGIKGYKGMKGIKGNKGHKGQKGYKGQKGYKGFKGQKGNKGFKGLKGNKGYKGIKGYNGEKGQKGFKGNKGSKGLKGYKGHKGGKGNKGHKGYKGKKGTKGNKGYKGKKGNKGKKGQKGYKGQKGYKGIKGIQGHKGEKGVKGYKGMKGLKGYKGQKGLHGQKGQKGFKGYKGQKGNKGHKGQKGYDGLKGIKGNKGYKGQKGIKGNKGQKGYKGQKGTKGYKGNKGHKGYKGQKGKKGYKGSIGQKGNKGFIGRKGNKGNKGQKGYKGIKGMKGYKGNNGQKGQKGYNGFKGKKGQKGFKGQKGYKGLEGFKGHKGNKGHKGYKGQKGEKGYKGIKGMKGEKGYKGTEGHKGQKGLKGYKGYKGQKGNKGGKGINGYKGSKGKKGLKGIKGMKGFKGHKGSKGLKGLKGQKGLKGSKGQKGIKGYKGQKGHKGAKGLKGYKGNNGQKGYKGTKGIKGYKGLKGNKGHKGYKGLKGQKGYKGYKGQKGQKGYKGYKGMKGQKGNKGYKGQKGMKGYKGMKGYKGYKGHKGNKGQKGYKGTKGQKGYKGQKGYKGLKGVKGQRGQRGAKGPKGFKGEKGDKGSEKGIKGKVGRRGKRGPDGALM, encoded by the coding sequence ATGACTGGTCCCAAAGGTGAGACAAATATCATCAGCGGCGGGACAGGTGAACGGGGGAAACGGGGACAGAGAGGAGATAGATCGCCATTTAGAGGACCAAAAGGATCGAAAGGATCGAGAGGATTGAGTGGTATGAAAGGTCACAAAGGCATCAACGGTATAAAAGGCAACAAAGGATCTAAAGGACTAACAGGAAACAAAGGGTCGAAAGGATATAATGGTCTTAAAGGCAATAAAGGATACAAAGGTCAAAAAGGACAAAAAGGATACAAGGGAATAAAAGGCGTAAAAGGTGTAAAGGGACAAAAAGGTTACAAAGGAAAGAAAGGTTTTAAAGGGATAAAAGGGTATAAAGGATTCAAAGGAATGGCGGGGAACAAAGGAAATAAAGGTATGAAGGGATACAAAGGAGAAAATGGACAAAAAGGAAATAAAGGTTTTAAAGGAATGAAGGGATATAAAGGACAAAAGGGAATAAAGGGATACAAAGGAAATAAAGGACAGAAAGGATATAAAGGACTTAAAGGACAAAGGGGGTATAAGGGAAACAAAGGCATGAAAGGTTATAAGGGGTACAAAGGACATACAGGATATAAAGGAGACAAGGGTAATAAAGGTATGAAGGGATATAAAGGACATAAAGGATATAAAGGAAATAAAGGAGAGAAAGGTAACAAAGGATTAAATGGTCAAAAAGGTTCCAAAGGATCTAAGGGAATGGAGGGATTAAAGGGATACAAGGGACAGATAGGAACTAAAGGATACAAAGGACAAAAAGGACTTAAAGGCTACAGAGGCCAAAAAGGATACAAAGGACTTAAAGGACAGAAAGGTTATAAGGGACATAAAGGAATGAAAGGAATCAAGGGTTACAAAGGGCAGAAGGGTAATAAAGGGTACAAGGGATCGAAAGGGTATAAAGGATTTAAAGGACAGAAAGGACAGAAAGGTGGAAAGGGTTCCAAAGGACAGAAAGGATTTAAGGGATATAAAGGTCAAAAAGGTTACAAAGGTCACAAAGGAATGAAAGGATATAAAGGATTTAAAGGACAGAAAGGTCTTAAAGGATATAGAGGACAAAAAGGGTTAAAAGGAAATAAGGGACAGAAAGGAATTAAAGGTTACAAAGGTATGAAAGGAATAAAGGGAAATAAAGGACATAAAGGACAGAAAGGATACAAAGGACAAAAGGGATATAAAGGATTTAAAGGACAAAAAGGAAACAAAGGATTTAAAGGTCTGAAAGGGAATAAAGGATACAAAGGAATTAAAGGATATAACGGAGAAAAAGGACAGAAAGGGTTTAAAGGGAACAAAGGTTCTAAAGGATTGAAAGGATACAAAGGACATAAAGGTGGCAAAGGAAATAAAGGCCATAAAGGGTATAAGGGTAAAAAAGGAACAAAGGGGAATAAAGGTTATAAAGGGAAAAAAGGAAACAAAGGAAAAAAGGGACAAAAGGGTTATAAAGGACAAAAGGGATACAAAGGAATTAAAGGTATACAAGGGCATAAAGGAGAAAAGGGAGTTAAAGGTTACAAAGGTATGAAAGGACTAAAAGGATACAAAGGACAAAAAGGCCTACATGGACAGAAAGGACAGAAAGGGTTCAAAGGTTACAAAGGCCAGAAAGGGAATAAAGGACATAAAGGTCAAAAAGGTTATGATGGATTAAAGGGAATAAAAGGAAATAAAGGATATAAAGGACAGAAAGGAATCAAAGGTAACAAGGGACAAAAGGGATACAAGGGCCAGAAAGGAACAAAAGGATACAAAGGAAATAAAGGACATAAAGGATATAAAGGACAAAAAGGAAAAAAGGGATACAAAGGAAGTATAGGACAGAAAGGAAACAAAGGATTCATAGGTCGAAAAGGGAACAAAGGAAACAAAGGACAAAAAGGATATAAAGGTATTAAAGGAATGAAAGGATACAAAGGAAACAATGGACAGAAAGGCCAGAAAGGATATAACGGATTTAAGggtaaaaaaggacaaaaaggtTTTAAAGGACAAAAAGGTTACAAAGGTTTAGAAGGATTCAAAGGACACAAAGGTAACAAAGGACACAAAGGTTATAAAGGACAAAAGGGAGAAAAAGGATACAAAGGAATTAAGGGTATGAAAGGTGAAAAGGGATATAAAGGGACAGAGGGGCACAAAGGGCAAAAAGGGCTAAAGGGATATAAAGGATACAAAGGTCAGAAAGGAAATAAAGGAGGTAAAGGAATAAATGGATACAAAGGTAGTAAGGGTAAAAAGGGATTAAAAGGAATCAAGGGAATGAAAGGATTCAAGGGACACAAAGGAAGTAAAGGATTAAAAGGATTAAAAGGACAAAAAGGTTTGAAAGGAAGTAAGGGACAGAAAGGCATTAAAGGATACAAAGGACAAAAAGGACACAAAGGTGCAAAGGGATTGAAGGGATACAAAGGAAATAATGGACAAAAGGGGTATAAAGGAACCAAGGGAATTAAAGGATACAAAGGATTGAAAGGAAACAAGGGACACAAAGGTTATAAAGGTCTAAAAGGACAGAAAGGATACAAAGGATATAAAGGACAAAAAGGTCAAAAAGGTTACAAAGGATACAAAGGAATGAAAGGACAAAAAGGAAATAAAGGATACAAAGGACAAAAAGGAATGAAAGGTTATAAAGGAATGAAAGGATACAAAGGTTATAAGGGACATAAAGGAAATAAGGGACAAAAGGGATACAAAGGTACTAAAGGACAAAAAGGTTACAAAGGACAAAAAGGTTATAAAGGATTAAAAGGAGTTAAGGGACAACGAGGTCAACGAGGAGCAAAAGGACCCAAAGGCTTTAAAGGAGAGAAAGGCGACAAAGGATCAGAAAAAGGAATAAAGG